The Methanobacterium alcaliphilum genome segment CAGGTGCTTCCACCCAAGACTAAAACTATAAATACCCACGTTCCTTTTGCTAATTCCCATATTGAATGTGATGTTAGTTTATCTGCACACCACAAGAATATTATAAACACTCCTGTTTTCCACAGTGGCCAAGCAGTAGAACTTAAATTTGCACCATTATTCTGCGCATATATTAAAAGAGACATTTTAAAGCAAACCAAAGGTCTTGATGCAGAATATGGCCGTCATTATAGATCAGATAGAATATTATGCGACTATGTGAGGCATGTATTGAATTTGAAGATTTATTATATTCCGCAAGCAATTGTACACCACAAATTACAAAAATCCACCGATCTTATGCGTAGTAAACCCCAAAACAAAGAACAATTTAATCTCATGTTCATTAAAAATCAATGGGAAAGTGAATTAGCACAGAAACTTGGATATAAAAAAGCACCATGGGATAATTAAAAAAATATCGGCCCTATAATAACTTTTTTTAATGGTCCTAAATATATCAAAGATAGATTAATAATTTCAAAGAATAGCTTCTGATTTAAGGTAGCATGAACTTAATAATTAATAAAAGTACGGATAAGGAGAAAAAGGATGGATTTATCTATAATAATAGTGAATTACCGGACTTATGAGTTAACCAAACAGACCATAAGCTCCATTATAACAAAAGAACACCAATTCACATATGATATTTATTTAATAGATAATGCATCAAATGACGGTAGTTTTGAAAAATTACAGAAAGATTTTTCTAAAGAGTCCCCGGGCGGTTTAATTAAATTTATTGCAAATTCTCAAAATAAAGGATTTGCACATGCCAATAATTTAGCTTTGAATCAAACCAATGCATCATACATACTCTTACTCAATTCAGACACCATAATTATTGGCGATTGTTTGGAAAAATGCTTAACTGAAATGGAAAAAAATGCGTCCATTGGTGCTCTGGGATGTAAAGTAGTTCTGGAAGATGGAACTTTAGATAAAGCATGCAGAAGAAGTTTTCCTGACGTTGATGTATCTTTTTACCGTATGACTGGTTTATCTAAACTTTTTCCAAATAATGAGCGATTTGGAAGGTACAACCTTACTTATATGGATGAAGATAAAACTTATGAAGTGGATAGTCTGGTAGGGGCCTTCATGATGGTGCGATCTACGGCTATTGAACAAGTAGGGCTTCTGGATGAAACTTTTTTCATGTATGGTGAAGATATTGACTGGTGCTATCGCCTTAAAGAAAAAGGCTGGAAAATAGTTTATTATAGTGATGCAAAAATAGTTCATTATAAGGGTGCCAGCAGCAATGGGAAAAAACAAAAAAACAAACTCATATACGAATTTTACAGAGCAATGTATATTTTTTACAACAAACACTATAAAAATAAACATTCGATTATAATAACTACTATTACTTACTTGGGAATAGGAGGAATGTGTGGTTTAAAACTGTTCTTAAATATTTTTAAGAGATGAAAACCATAATATTATTTGATATTCCCCATTATTTAATACTGAAAATTAATTATATGTGATTAAATGATTCAACAGAACCAGAGATTCTTCAATATTGTCTTAATCTTGATTGACATGCTAATAATCACCCTGGCATTTATGTTGGCATGGTTTATAAGGTTCAAAACAGACTTGTTAGGATTTGGACAAAGTAGCTGGGGATTTACACATTACATGATGCCATTAGGAGTAATTTTGCCCATTTACATTGGTCTTTATTATCTCACCGGATTGTATAGTCCTCAGAGAGCTAAAAGGACTAATACTGATGAATCAGTAAATCTGATAAAAATTAATTTGGTGGGAATTTTTATAGTAGTCACCTTATTATTCACATTTAATTTAACTGATTTTTCAAGATTTTTACTGGGAATGTTTGTTATATTCAGCACCGCTTTTGCAATTGCAGAAAGATCAATGTTTAGACAGTTATTAAAATTCATACGCAGTAAAGGTTATAATATTAAACACATACTGGTTGTGGGTGCTGGTGAATTAGGGGAAAAGTTTGCCCGTAAAATTAAGCAAAATAGTTATGTGGGTTACCATATTATTGGTTTTCTGGATGATCACCTGGAAAAAGGTCAAAAAATTGCGGGAATTCCCATAATTGGAGACACCAATGACTTAGAAGAAATTATATTGAATAAAGAGTTAGATAGGATCATTATAACCATATCTCCCCGGCATTTTAAAATTTTAGATCATCTGGTAGATACTTGTGAAAAGCACGGTGTTAAAGCAGAAATAGTGCCTGATTATTACCGATATTTCCCGGCAAAACCATCCATTGACATGATTGATGATATACCCATTATCAATATCAGATATGTGCCTTTAGATAATTCATTTAATTCTGCACTGAAAAGAATTTTTGATGTTTTTTTGGCTGTGATTGGTCTGGTTATTTTCTCCCCTATTTTAATTTTCACCACCATCATGGTTAAAATTAGTTCCCCTGGCCCTATTATTTTCCAACAAGAACGTGTAGGTCGCCATAGGAAAAATTTCAATATGTATAAGTTCCGTAGCATGAAAGTTCAAGACGAAGACCATGAAAAATTTCAATGGACCACCGAAGACGATCCTCGTAAAACTAAATTTG includes the following:
- a CDS encoding glycosyltransferase family 2 protein, whose amino-acid sequence is MDLSIIIVNYRTYELTKQTISSIITKEHQFTYDIYLIDNASNDGSFEKLQKDFSKESPGGLIKFIANSQNKGFAHANNLALNQTNASYILLLNSDTIIIGDCLEKCLTEMEKNASIGALGCKVVLEDGTLDKACRRSFPDVDVSFYRMTGLSKLFPNNERFGRYNLTYMDEDKTYEVDSLVGAFMMVRSTAIEQVGLLDETFFMYGEDIDWCYRLKEKGWKIVYYSDAKIVHYKGASSNGKKQKNKLIYEFYRAMYIFYNKHYKNKHSIIITTITYLGIGGMCGLKLFLNIFKR
- a CDS encoding undecaprenyl-phosphate glucose phosphotransferase; amino-acid sequence: MIQQNQRFFNIVLILIDMLIITLAFMLAWFIRFKTDLLGFGQSSWGFTHYMMPLGVILPIYIGLYYLTGLYSPQRAKRTNTDESVNLIKINLVGIFIVVTLLFTFNLTDFSRFLLGMFVIFSTAFAIAERSMFRQLLKFIRSKGYNIKHILVVGAGELGEKFARKIKQNSYVGYHIIGFLDDHLEKGQKIAGIPIIGDTNDLEEIILNKELDRIIITISPRHFKILDHLVDTCEKHGVKAEIVPDYYRYFPAKPSIDMIDDIPIINIRYVPLDNSFNSALKRIFDVFLAVIGLVIFSPILIFTTIMVKISSPGPIIFQQERVGRHRKNFNMYKFRSMKVQDEDHEKFQWTTEDDPRKTKFGTFIRKTSIDELPQIFNILKGDMSLIGPRPERPQFVEQFREEIPKYMVKHHVRPGMTGWAQVHGWRGNTSIPKRIEHDIYYVENWTMSLDFKIFLLTFYKGFTDKNAY